CATGCGGTTCTTCCACGACCTGGACCAATACGCCATCGCTGCCAAGGTCGGCTGCTCGCAGATGCACGTGTCGCGGCTGCAGCGCCGCGCCCTGACCTGCATGCGTGCCCAACTGGTGGAACCCTGACCATCCCGGCCCGGCCTCAGCCATGCCCAATCGGAGCATGCGCGCTCCTCCGAGGCGGCCACCTGCCCTGTCGGAAGGCTCCACAGGAGCCCCGGCAGGGACTATCGTCGCCCTGGTAACGGCCGCTGCACTGCATACCTTCGTGCCACCAGGGCGGATGCGATGAGCATGGACAAGCCCCTCCCAGACCGTGAACAGGCGGCCGAGCGGCAGGACCAGGCGGCCGAGGATCGGGCGGCCGCAGCCCAGGACCGGGCTGCGGCGGAGCCTGACCGGCGCAGGGCGGCTGCCGGATCGGGAGCAAGCGGCGGTCGACCGCGCTGAGCGACTACCCGACGAGGCGGAGACCCCGTGGGCATTGGGTCCCAGCAGGTTATGGCGCCATCCGATTCCCTCTCAGAAGGCGCTTGATCATCTCAGAAGGCGCTTGATCATCCAGACGATCCGACGGGACCTTTCTGGATCCGCCTGGATGGACGAGGCACCCAACGTGAGCAGGGCAGATCCAATTGGAAGGCTGCGGCTTGGCACGTGGCCGTCTTAGACGGTTCGTCACTGCGCTGGGTGCTGGGGTGGGGGCAGCCTCGGGCTGTCGGTGCAGGCAAGCGAGGTCTGGGCCGACCTGCCCGTGGCGGCGCGTCCGTCGCAGCGGTTGCAGCCCGAGGCTGCATGGTGGGGTAGCCACCGGGACCGGGCCCGAATCTGCCAGCCGGCGCCACCGGGTTGAGCGAGCCGGTGGCAGGCGTACAGTTATGCGCGTAGTCCCTGTTCGCATCGTGGCCCCTGGACGGTGGCAGCATCCCCGGACCTCCAGCTTGTCCGGCCCTTCCCAAGCGACGGGCTGTTGGCCCGCTCGGCATCCTAGGCATCCACTCCCTGGCCTGGTGACCAGTTCGCCAGTCCCCGGCACCAAGAAAGGCAGGCAGCGCCATGCCCATCGACCCGACCGACCTGGCCAACAGCATCGGCGCCCTGGGCAGCCTGGACCCAGAACGCGGCCTGGCCCCCACCCTGCAGCAGGTGACCGACGCGGCCAAGCAGCTGTTCCGAGCCGACGCGGCCGGCCTCATGCTGGTCGACCAACAGGGGCAGCTGCGCTGGGCCAGCGCATCTGACCAGAGCGCCCAGACCGTCGAGGACAGCCAGGAGCGGCTGGCCCAAGGCCCCTGTGCGGTGGCGTTCCGCCAACGGCTGCCGGCCGCCATCCGCAACATCGGCACCGAACCGGACTGGGGTGAGTTCACCCAGGTGCTGCTCAGCGAAGGGATCTGCGCGGCGTTGAGTGTGCCGGTGGAGCTGGACGGCGGGGTGATCGGCACCTTGGACGTCTACGCCGGCCAGGCGCGGGACTGGGATCCCAGCGAGGTCGCCGCCCTGCAGGCCTATGCCGGGCTGGTCGCCAGCCTGCTCAGCGCGGCGGTCACCGCCCAGGTCAAGGGTCGGCTGGCCGAGCAGCTGCAGGCCGCGTTGGAGCACCGCTGGCTGATCGAGCAGGCCAAGGGGGTGCTCATGGGCCGCGAGCGGCTGGACGCGCAGACCGCGTTCGAGCGGTTGCGGGGGGCGGCGCGGTCCTCGACCCGCCGGCTGGCCGATGTGGCCCGCGACGTGACCGCCGGCCAGCCCCTGCCAGCCAACCGGCGTGACCGGGCCAGGGCGCGGGCCGAGCAGGCCAAAGACCGCGAGACCGCCACCTAGCAGCGGGCCAGCCAGCTCACCAGCACGCAGCCCGGGTCGCCGCCGACCGTAAAGCGGCAAAGTCATGCGTCGTAATCGCACTGCTCTGCAGAGGCGAGCAGCCTGTCAGAGGCAGACTGTGTTACAGCCGCCATCTCACAGATGATCTCCGCCCCTGCTGTCGGAGGCTGACGGTCGACCCGGGGGTCACGTGCTCCCCGGGTCGACACGACGGAATGCGACTACAGGTAGGTGTTCAGGAACTCCTGTGCCGTCGGTGCATCGAGGCGGTAGGAGTACGACGGACCAGCGCAACGCATGCTGCTGGTCCAGGTGTTGATCGCGACAACGGTCTCGCCGTGGAGTTCGCCAGCTCCGACGATCGGCGCCGGGCTGATCCCTTCCTCCTGCTGCGGGGATTCGGTCAGCCAGACCAGCGCGATGTCCTCAGCAGGCGGCGCGAGGCCCAGGCGCTTGGAGTTGCCCCTCAGCGCCGGAGCGGTGAACCAGTCGGGGTGAACCACGATATGATCCACATAGTAGGAGGTCGAGTCCGCGCCACCGGGCGTCGCCGGATCGGGCGGCCACCGCGACGTTCCGACGCTGCGCTGCTGTGTCTGGCATCGCCCAGGTCCTGCTCGACTTCCCACCAGAGCGACACTGGATCCGCTACGCCCGCAAGCACCTGCGGCACCTGTTTCCCAACATCGCCGACCAGTCCGGGTACGGCAAGCGGCTACGAGCAGCAGGTCCACTGCTCGCCTCGGAAGCTGGCCGCAGATGGGCGTGCCCGCCGGCCTGTTCCTGTCGACGGTGGTCTTCCT
Above is a genomic segment from Actinomycetes bacterium containing:
- a CDS encoding GAF and ANTAR domain-containing protein, which codes for MPIDPTDLANSIGALGSLDPERGLAPTLQQVTDAAKQLFRADAAGLMLVDQQGQLRWASASDQSAQTVEDSQERLAQGPCAVAFRQRLPAAIRNIGTEPDWGEFTQVLLSEGICAALSVPVELDGGVIGTLDVYAGQARDWDPSEVAALQAYAGLVASLLSAAVTAQVKGRLAEQLQAALEHRWLIEQAKGVLMGRERLDAQTAFERLRGAARSSTRRLADVARDVTAGQPLPANRRDRARARAEQAKDRETAT